A single Methanolobus sp. ZRKC5 DNA region contains:
- a CDS encoding helix-turn-helix domain-containing protein, with product MGESEENTNSEKVLIVPLGEGSKKITQVLSNEKAMKMLDILADKPMSASDVAETLELPLTTVKYNLDGLIEADLIKVKETKWSRKGREVKIYEPVQKLIVVAPGNMKSDRSSILSMLKKYLGLVAGAVFAATGLEAITRNLSMGAGPSMSQEAATARMFDEEPMAGMSKDIATEEAMVDTFAESGKAMEQDIPEMEAGGFTEAELPADDVAMDVDFDEQMVSSDVPDYDVPTESLSSDSLPIDGASPEMLASSAPNGTDAGTDLLREGVNTAAGNQTPALPTSTGITDNMTALAEPASGIFQHEFLSHVSIWFLFGCIFIITLLFVREMYYRKKNI from the coding sequence ATGGGAGAGAGCGAAGAAAACACAAATTCTGAAAAAGTGCTCATTGTACCCCTTGGAGAAGGATCTAAAAAGATCACCCAGGTACTTTCCAATGAGAAAGCAATGAAAATGCTTGATATACTTGCAGATAAACCCATGTCTGCAAGCGACGTGGCCGAAACATTAGAACTTCCGCTTACAACTGTCAAGTACAACCTTGACGGACTCATAGAAGCAGACCTCATAAAGGTCAAAGAAACAAAGTGGAGCCGCAAGGGAAGAGAAGTAAAGATATACGAACCGGTACAAAAATTGATAGTCGTCGCCCCAGGTAATATGAAAAGCGACAGATCATCCATTTTAAGCATGCTGAAAAAATACCTGGGACTTGTTGCAGGTGCTGTTTTTGCAGCCACCGGACTTGAGGCCATAACAAGAAACTTAAGTATGGGTGCCGGACCCTCAATGTCGCAGGAAGCTGCTACTGCCCGAATGTTTGATGAAGAACCAATGGCAGGTATGAGCAAGGATATTGCTACTGAAGAAGCCATGGTGGATACTTTTGCAGAAAGTGGAAAAGCAATGGAGCAGGACATACCAGAAATGGAAGCTGGAGGTTTCACCGAAGCCGAACTACCTGCAGATGATGTTGCCATGGATGTTGATTTTGACGAGCAGATGGTTTCATCAGATGTCCCTGATTACGATGTGCCCACCGAATCATTAAGTTCAGATAGTTTGCCTATTGATGGTGCGAGCCCCGAGATGCTTGCATCATCTGCACCAAATGGAACCGATGCAGGAACTGATCTTTTGAGAGAAGGCGTGAACACAGCTGCTGGGAACCAGACACCTGCACTCCCTACTTCAACTGGGATCACTGATAACATGACAGCACTTGCCGAACCTGCATCCGGAATATTTCAGCATGAATTCCTGTCGCATGTCAGCATTTGGTTCCTATTTGGATGTATTTTTATTATCACTTTGTTGTTCGTAAGAGAAATGTATTATAGAAAAAAGAACATATGA
- a CDS encoding formate--phosphoribosylaminoimidazolecarboxamide ligase → MITKENIMEIVGNYDLDNISIATVCSHSSLQIFDGARKEGFKTIGICVKQPPRFYDAFPLAKPDEFIVVDSYQDIPNIVDELVAKNAIVIPHGSFVEYLGINKFAELAVPTFGNRAVLEWESDREMEREWLEGAGIHMPKQIKPEDIDGPVMVKYHGAKGGRGFFIAKNQDEFEEHVDPNEKYTIQEFIVGTRYYLHYFYSPLQEEGYQLSEGILQMLSMDRRVESNADEIFRLGSPKELENADIHPTYVVTGNVPLVARESLLPLIFELGDRVVEESIKLFGGMIGPFCLETVFTDQLEIKVFEISARIVAGTNIYPNGSPYSDFVEPGLSTGKRIAQEIRAAIDSKQLDKILS, encoded by the coding sequence ATGATTACAAAAGAAAACATCATGGAAATTGTAGGGAACTATGATCTTGACAATATTAGTATTGCAACCGTATGTTCTCATTCCAGTCTTCAGATCTTTGATGGGGCAAGGAAAGAAGGCTTCAAGACTATAGGAATTTGCGTGAAACAGCCACCAAGATTCTATGATGCTTTTCCACTGGCAAAGCCAGATGAATTTATTGTGGTCGACAGTTATCAGGATATTCCTAATATAGTCGATGAACTCGTGGCTAAGAATGCCATTGTGATTCCTCATGGTTCATTTGTAGAATACCTGGGAATCAATAAATTTGCTGAACTTGCGGTTCCTACATTTGGAAACAGGGCAGTTCTCGAATGGGAATCAGACCGGGAAATGGAAAGAGAGTGGCTTGAAGGCGCTGGAATTCATATGCCAAAGCAGATCAAACCGGAAGATATCGATGGTCCTGTAATGGTAAAATATCATGGTGCTAAGGGCGGACGTGGTTTCTTTATCGCGAAGAATCAGGATGAGTTCGAGGAACACGTAGATCCCAATGAGAAATACACTATTCAGGAATTCATAGTCGGTACACGATATTATCTTCACTACTTCTATTCTCCTCTTCAGGAGGAAGGTTACCAGCTAAGCGAGGGTATACTTCAGATGCTCAGCATGGATCGCAGGGTAGAATCAAATGCTGACGAGATTTTCAGACTTGGTTCACCAAAAGAGTTGGAAAATGCAGATATCCATCCAACATATGTGGTAACAGGAAATGTTCCGCTTGTTGCAAGAGAATCTCTTTTGCCATTGATCTTCGAACTTGGTGACAGAGTCGTTGAAGAGTCTATCAAACTTTTCGGTGGAATGATTGGTCCATTTTGTCTTGAGACCGTATTCACAGACCAGCTTGAGATCAAGGTATTCGAAATATCTGCAAGAATTGTTGCAGGAACTAATATCTACCCAAATGGTTCTCCATATTCCGATTTTGTGGAGCCGGGACTTTCCACAGGAAAGCGTATTGCACAGGAGATCAGGGCTGCCATAGATTCCAAACAGCTTGATAAGATCCTATCATAA
- a CDS encoding ATP-binding protein: MKNSLNAGVSKQQYILGGNGEDVLLYLGRYLARDRSSGSHVSMDVNHPHAVFIAGKRGYGKSYTMAVLMEELMMLPDGIKSNVSSVVIDAMGIFWTLRKSNEIQKSTVHEWDLETKGFDIDIFVPAESLRSYEERYIVVKPLSLPISQMDGHEWCKLFGIETVSAPGVLTIRIIDDLKKNLTFSFDDIIDLVMEDERSDIVTKGAVENHFRTAISWGIFAEKGEGIEEMVRGGSTSVIDVSTIRSEVVRSALVSSIARNIYHLRLEARRSYERMMMGDKNVEKGIPMVWLFIDEAQQFLPSQGSTLASDVLLNEWLKQGRQPGLSLVLATQRPSSIHPDVLSQSDIVICHRLTSQDDISVLESVRPTYMKENFGDSIMKMGSEKGAAFVVDDNTEAAHIIRMRPRLSWHGGDDPAIIS; encoded by the coding sequence ATGAAAAACTCTTTAAATGCAGGTGTTTCAAAACAGCAATACATCCTTGGTGGAAATGGTGAAGATGTTCTCCTTTATCTTGGGAGGTATCTTGCACGTGACAGGTCTTCAGGTTCCCATGTTTCCATGGATGTAAACCACCCTCATGCTGTATTCATTGCAGGGAAAAGGGGGTATGGTAAATCGTACACCATGGCAGTTCTTATGGAAGAACTGATGATGCTTCCTGATGGGATCAAAAGTAATGTTTCTTCTGTTGTCATTGATGCAATGGGAATTTTCTGGACACTTAGAAAGAGCAATGAGATACAAAAATCCACCGTTCATGAGTGGGATCTGGAAACAAAGGGTTTTGACATTGATATTTTCGTACCTGCAGAAAGTTTGAGAAGCTATGAAGAACGGTATATTGTAGTTAAACCGCTGTCCTTGCCAATATCACAAATGGACGGTCACGAGTGGTGTAAATTGTTTGGCATAGAGACTGTTTCTGCACCTGGTGTTCTGACCATCAGAATTATTGATGATCTAAAAAAGAATCTGACATTTTCCTTTGATGATATCATCGATCTGGTAATGGAGGATGAACGTTCTGATATAGTGACTAAAGGTGCTGTGGAAAACCATTTCAGAACTGCTATATCATGGGGTATATTCGCTGAAAAGGGTGAGGGAATTGAGGAAATGGTCAGGGGTGGCTCTACGTCTGTTATTGATGTAAGTACGATAAGAAGTGAGGTTGTAAGGTCTGCGCTGGTCAGTTCCATCGCCCGGAATATCTATCATCTCAGGCTTGAAGCCAGGCGTTCCTATGAGCGAATGATGATGGGGGATAAAAATGTTGAAAAAGGCATTCCCATGGTATGGTTGTTCATTGATGAGGCCCAGCAGTTCTTACCATCCCAGGGGAGTACTCTTGCTTCAGACGTCCTGTTGAATGAGTGGCTGAAGCAGGGACGTCAACCCGGTCTGTCATTGGTGCTCGCAACCCAGCGACCTTCTTCCATCCATCCTGATGTGCTTTCACAGTCAGATATTGTTATATGTCATCGTCTTACATCTCAGGATGATATCAGTGTTCTTGAGTCTGTCAGGCCAACCTACATGAAGGAAAACTTTGGTGATTCTATTATGAAAATGGGCTCTGAGAAAGGAGCAGCATTTGTTGTGGATGATAACACAGAAGCAGCTCACATAATCAGGATGAGACCACGTCTTAGCTGGCATGGCGGGGATGATCCGGCAATTATTTCCTGA
- the truA gene encoding tRNA pseudouridine(38-40) synthase TruA, with protein MRVALKIAYVGTGYNGSQVQPDAATIEGELFSALTELEIIKDPKSARFSSSGRTDTGVHAREQVVAFDTDKPNLAIPRVINSNLPNSIWVWAYAEVPDEFDPRRWAVSRKYRYVMSGEQYDISKIRSASKILVGKHDYANFCTKQRDRSTIRNVEKIDVRVSGTLTKIDIQANSFLRNMVRKMVTALTMVGSGVRDEQWLNQMLDPESYEEGLEPASAYGLTLMKVEYMQPIDWCEDGYAIRRASENVHDYMVRHRVMAEVMDNLIPME; from the coding sequence ATGAGAGTTGCTCTGAAAATAGCATACGTAGGCACCGGATATAATGGATCACAGGTTCAGCCGGATGCTGCAACGATAGAAGGTGAGCTGTTCAGTGCACTCACTGAACTGGAGATCATTAAAGACCCGAAATCAGCACGATTTTCAAGTTCCGGGAGGACAGATACAGGAGTTCATGCCAGGGAACAGGTAGTTGCATTTGACACAGATAAGCCAAACCTTGCCATACCAAGGGTAATCAATTCCAACCTCCCAAACTCAATATGGGTATGGGCATATGCAGAAGTCCCCGATGAATTTGATCCCAGAAGATGGGCTGTCAGCCGTAAGTACCGATACGTCATGAGCGGGGAACAATACGACATTTCCAAAATCAGATCTGCGTCTAAGATACTTGTAGGGAAGCACGATTATGCAAATTTCTGTACCAAACAAAGAGACAGGAGCACAATCCGTAATGTCGAAAAAATAGATGTACGTGTCAGCGGAACCCTGACAAAAATCGACATACAGGCAAACAGTTTTCTTAGGAATATGGTCAGAAAGATGGTTACTGCCCTTACAATGGTGGGAAGCGGAGTAAGAGACGAACAGTGGCTTAATCAAATGCTTGACCCTGAATCTTACGAAGAAGGACTGGAACCTGCATCTGCATATGGATTGACCCTTATGAAAGTAGAATACATGCAACCTATAGACTGGTGTGAGGATGGTTACGCCATAAGAAGGGCAAGTGAGAACGTACACGATTATATGGTACGCCACCGCGTCATGGCAGAAGTGATGGATAATCTGATTCCCATGGAATAA
- the map gene encoding type II methionyl aminopeptidase: MADKVKDIEEIIGKYVKAGKILSQVRSEAKDRIKVGVSLLEIADFVESRPIELGADGSAFPCNISRNDEAAHATPLAGDETVFGEDVIKLDIGVHVDGYIADSAITIDLSGKYGDLVKASEDGLKAAIDIVKNGADTANIAAAIEDAILAHDFKPVGNLTGHGLAQYIPHASPSMPNRRVSKGVKLHTGDFIAIEPFATDGAGKVVDGSLTEIYQVVHKKPVRLPAARALLKELEPYKTLPFAKRWLKTPQLDFALMQLEKAGIVHSYPVLKEVAGGMVAQTEHTLIVTDDGCEVTTK; encoded by the coding sequence ATGGCTGACAAAGTTAAGGATATCGAAGAGATAATCGGCAAATACGTCAAAGCAGGAAAGATACTGTCACAGGTAAGAAGTGAGGCAAAAGACCGCATAAAGGTGGGTGTCAGCCTGTTGGAAATAGCTGATTTCGTGGAGAGCAGGCCAATAGAGCTCGGAGCAGATGGCTCAGCATTTCCCTGTAACATTTCCCGCAATGATGAGGCAGCACATGCAACTCCCCTTGCAGGGGACGAAACCGTCTTTGGCGAAGATGTGATTAAACTCGATATTGGGGTTCATGTGGATGGTTATATCGCAGATTCTGCCATTACCATCGATCTTTCAGGCAAATATGGCGACCTTGTAAAAGCTTCTGAAGACGGTCTTAAAGCTGCCATTGATATTGTCAAAAATGGTGCTGATACAGCAAATATTGCTGCTGCCATAGAGGATGCTATTCTTGCCCACGACTTCAAGCCAGTGGGAAATCTTACGGGGCATGGGCTTGCACAATATATTCCCCACGCATCTCCCAGCATGCCTAATAGGAGGGTAAGCAAAGGTGTTAAACTTCACACAGGTGACTTCATCGCCATAGAGCCATTTGCCACCGATGGTGCCGGAAAGGTCGTTGATGGTTCACTTACTGAGATATATCAGGTAGTACACAAAAAACCTGTGCGTTTGCCAGCAGCAAGGGCTCTTCTTAAGGAACTTGAACCATACAAGACGCTTCCGTTCGCAAAAAGATGGCTCAAAACCCCGCAACTGGACTTTGCCCTGATGCAGCTTGAAAAGGCAGGAATCGTCCATTCATATCCGGTACTCAAGGAAGTGGCTGGAGGGATGGTTGCACAGACAGAGCACACTCTCATAGTCACAGATGACGGATGCGAAGTTACAACCAAATAA
- a CDS encoding Xaa-Pro peptidase family protein, which translates to MALTQVLIDISTSLESHKSDVYLMVGNSNNADIYYATRFFASDEFAYFHTKEGAETILISDMEKGRAEIESRVSDIRTLQGCDYRSKVKERKDPSLAYCDCLADILQKEGARRVAVPRDFPYHIAQTLKEEGFSIEAIKSPFAELRSRKDPSEIEMVKKVQDACNKAMKAAAEMVKKSEDVEGVLNYRGFALTSEMLRKEIDLTLLEHGCEAESTIVAGGTGSANPHWEGAGPLKANEPIVMDIFPHSKKERYYADMTRTVLKGEPSEKLADMYEAVREAQTAGIEMVKPGVKCSDIHNKVCDVFKEKGYDTIREGSNVGFIHSTGHGVGLEIHEFPFVGNSDVELEEGNIITIEPGLYYPDVGGIRLEDLILVTADGFENLTEMEKKFVY; encoded by the coding sequence ATGGCCTTAACACAAGTTCTCATTGATATTTCCACATCACTGGAAAGCCACAAGTCGGATGTATATCTGATGGTGGGGAATTCGAACAATGCAGACATCTATTATGCAACCCGCTTCTTTGCTTCAGACGAGTTTGCTTATTTCCACACAAAAGAAGGCGCTGAAACAATTCTTATTTCTGATATGGAAAAAGGTAGAGCAGAGATCGAGTCAAGAGTGTCTGATATTCGTACACTGCAGGGTTGTGATTACAGGTCAAAGGTAAAGGAAAGAAAAGATCCATCTCTTGCTTATTGTGACTGCCTTGCAGATATTCTGCAAAAAGAGGGCGCAAGACGAGTAGCAGTTCCAAGAGATTTTCCATACCATATTGCTCAGACCCTCAAGGAAGAGGGTTTTTCCATAGAAGCTATCAAAAGTCCATTTGCCGAGTTGCGCTCACGAAAAGACCCTTCAGAGATCGAGATGGTAAAAAAAGTTCAGGATGCATGCAATAAAGCAATGAAAGCGGCAGCTGAGATGGTCAAAAAATCAGAAGACGTTGAAGGTGTACTCAATTACCGTGGCTTTGCCCTGACATCTGAAATGTTACGCAAAGAAATAGATTTAACACTTCTTGAACATGGATGTGAGGCAGAGAGCACCATAGTTGCCGGTGGTACTGGTTCTGCAAATCCTCATTGGGAAGGTGCAGGTCCTCTAAAGGCTAATGAACCTATTGTCATGGATATCTTCCCGCACAGCAAAAAGGAAAGATACTATGCTGACATGACCCGGACAGTGCTTAAAGGGGAGCCTTCAGAAAAGCTGGCGGACATGTATGAAGCTGTCCGCGAAGCACAGACTGCCGGGATAGAAATGGTCAAGCCAGGTGTCAAATGCAGTGATATCCATAACAAAGTTTGCGATGTATTCAAAGAGAAGGGCTACGACACCATCAGGGAAGGCTCAAATGTTGGTTTCATCCATTCAACCGGGCATGGCGTAGGACTTGAGATACATGAATTCCCATTTGTAGGGAACAGCGATGTTGAGCTCGAGGAAGGTAACATCATCACAATAGAACCGGGACTGTACTATCCTGATGTTGGTGGCATACGCCTGGAGGATCTGATCCTGGTAACAGCAGATGGTTTTGAGAACCTCACAGAAATGGAAAAGAAATTTGTATATTAA
- a CDS encoding M48 family metallopeptidase codes for MHFTTNIKDMVIDYELIHRDVKNPRLEFRDHHLYLIVPHAHKNHEMIIHRHRRWIYNKYSRMEKLRDVCSNVELVKGRSVEELKELVNSFVIKIEVELGVKPQRIRFRKMRTKWGSCSSKGNLNFNSHMRHLPDRIVEYIVFHEMVHLIELNHSPRFWNYIKERFSDHKEYETMLAAYWSLIQKQCIDQSL; via the coding sequence ATGCATTTTACGACAAATATCAAGGACATGGTCATAGACTATGAGCTCATACACAGAGATGTAAAAAATCCAAGACTTGAGTTCAGGGACCACCATTTGTACCTGATAGTACCGCATGCCCACAAGAATCACGAGATGATCATCCACAGGCACCGGAGATGGATATATAACAAGTATTCCCGGATGGAGAAACTAAGAGATGTATGCTCGAATGTGGAGTTAGTTAAAGGCAGGTCTGTCGAGGAACTGAAAGAACTTGTGAACTCCTTTGTCATCAAGATCGAAGTGGAGCTTGGAGTAAAACCACAAAGGATAAGATTCAGAAAAATGAGAACAAAGTGGGGAAGTTGCAGCTCAAAAGGAAACCTGAACTTTAACAGTCATATGAGACACCTGCCAGACAGAATCGTTGAGTATATAGTATTCCACGAAATGGTACATCTCATCGAACTCAACCACAGTCCTCGTTTCTGGAATTATATTAAAGAACGTTTTTCAGATCATAAGGAATACGAGACAATGCTTGCAGCATACTGGTCACTTATACAGAAACAATGCATTGATCAGTCCTTATAG
- a CDS encoding tyrosine-type recombinase/integrase: MRRRELTTLDINDVSMINNSVLLKPTGKRSNRLIYFDDECKAFLEEYLKTRTDDNPALFLSSAGSRITRSTVYRIVTNYAGKFGIHDPKGHVHEKFTPHCCRLWYTPSLTVSTLS, from the coding sequence ATTAGAAGGAGAGAACTCACAACCCTTGATATCAACGATGTGTCAATGATAAATAACTCAGTCCTGCTTAAACCAACCGGAAAGAGATCCAACCGCCTAATCTATTTTGATGATGAATGCAAAGCCTTCCTGGAAGAATACCTGAAAACCCGGACAGATGACAACCCGGCTCTTTTCCTCTCATCTGCAGGCTCAAGAATAACACGAAGCACAGTCTATAGGATAGTAACAAATTATGCTGGTAAGTTTGGCATACACGATCCTAAAGGTCATGTTCACGAAAAATTCACGCCTCATTGCTGCCGTTTATGGTACACCCCAAGTTTGACAGTTTCCACTCTTTCCTGA
- a CDS encoding TRM11 family methyltransferase: MLYAFELSGEHAVLPCKEVFACLSMVGLEYSEHASFDQCLVLDIEGESVDEKLLFIADRLAMSHHILKVVGICDLDDDSIIAMCEDSDLAGFLSEGQTYVVRAKRIKHHGDVNREHIEGMLGGSIFRKGFRANLKNPDVTFRIVMTDRAVLGTIMVSVDRGAYEHRAPHKKPFFYPGVLMPRIARALVNISQVRSDESLFDPFSGTAGILVEAGLVGAHVIGIEVRHKISHGARLNLDEYETDYSLLVGDACRVPLKDSCVDAIVTDPPYGRSAAIRAESLYHLYSDSFAEMYRVLRHGKLAVVVSEIKVVEFAENAGFAVLDVFTQKVHKSLTRTFTVLYKD; this comes from the coding sequence ATGCTGTATGCTTTTGAGTTATCCGGGGAGCACGCTGTCCTGCCATGTAAAGAAGTATTTGCATGTCTTTCAATGGTAGGTCTTGAGTACAGTGAACATGCTTCTTTTGACCAGTGCCTTGTTCTTGATATTGAAGGTGAGTCTGTCGATGAGAAACTTCTCTTTATCGCAGACCGGCTTGCTATGTCCCATCACATACTGAAAGTGGTGGGAATCTGCGATTTGGACGATGATTCAATTATAGCAATGTGTGAGGACTCCGATCTTGCCGGGTTTTTGTCCGAAGGTCAGACATACGTTGTTCGCGCAAAAAGAATCAAGCACCATGGTGATGTCAACAGAGAACATATTGAAGGCATGCTTGGGGGCAGTATTTTCCGCAAAGGATTCAGGGCAAATCTCAAAAACCCTGATGTAACATTTCGTATTGTAATGACTGACCGCGCAGTCCTTGGTACGATTATGGTTTCTGTTGACCGGGGTGCGTATGAACACCGTGCGCCACATAAGAAACCATTCTTCTATCCAGGTGTGCTTATGCCCAGGATTGCAAGGGCGTTAGTGAACATTTCACAGGTAAGGTCTGATGAATCTCTTTTTGATCCTTTCAGCGGTACAGCCGGTATTCTTGTGGAAGCCGGGCTGGTGGGTGCCCATGTCATCGGTATCGAAGTCCGTCATAAGATATCCCACGGTGCCAGGCTGAACCTTGATGAGTATGAAACCGATTATTCTCTGCTGGTGGGCGATGCCTGTCGGGTTCCACTCAAAGACTCATGTGTCGATGCAATTGTGACCGATCCTCCATATGGTCGCTCTGCTGCCATAAGGGCTGAGTCCCTGTATCACCTGTATTCGGACTCCTTCGCTGAAATGTACAGGGTACTCAGGCATGGGAAACTCGCAGTAGTGGTGTCTGAGATAAAAGTAGTAGAATTTGCAGAGAATGCAGGTTTTGCAGTTCTTGATGTATTCACGCAGAAAGTTCACAAGAGCCTGACAAGGACCTTCACTGTTCTCTATAAGGACTGA
- a CDS encoding transposase gives MQSQLRTYDIIPNKNIYFPIGTILAVNQLYDILDLPTVFSKHKKHGINLNNLLKALVSYKLTDNFSISKAHDWINRDEVLDIFNLPEFSERTLYRLLETLGNNRETIISDIQDRLFARYDFEHTNINMDWTSIVLHGDKSPLGKYGYSRDHRPDKKQITLGISELADPINIPIGITVEQGNLNDQKHFRKTYQQVHGRLKQESLVIFDKGAHSIGNTTMIRADEMHYLTARKLNTSDDKKIAAFWDSSIEAVDEEAGIYGLKNIKPNSFNYMYFSKKLQKEQLDSKARKVMRQLQEAKAIQESIDKNKKLPKRFRINNALVDVSYSLQTKLMQINEQGAIELLEEKLVTGREGFFCLRSSENLTLNQALQKYRKKDSIEKIIHSLKNEIEIKPLRVWTDASIYGAVIIGFIAQLFISLMRYEFNELKHKSTKFIKNSLLNLTVTVDFKGNRSKKYIYANFDGINSLILRKKWVKS, from the coding sequence ATGCAATCACAACTAAGAACATACGACATTATTCCTAACAAGAATATATACTTTCCCATAGGAACAATCCTAGCTGTAAACCAACTCTACGATATCCTTGACCTTCCTACTGTTTTCAGCAAACATAAAAAGCATGGTATCAACCTCAATAATTTGCTGAAAGCTCTTGTAAGCTACAAGCTTACAGATAATTTCAGCATAAGCAAAGCTCATGATTGGATAAATCGTGATGAAGTGCTTGACATTTTTAACCTGCCTGAATTCAGTGAGAGAACACTGTACAGGCTTCTTGAAACCTTGGGAAATAATCGTGAAACGATTATTTCCGATATTCAGGACAGACTATTTGCTAGGTATGATTTCGAACATACCAATATCAACATGGACTGGACCAGTATTGTCCTGCATGGCGATAAATCGCCATTAGGTAAATATGGTTACAGTCGTGACCATAGACCTGATAAGAAACAGATCACATTGGGAATTAGTGAACTTGCAGACCCGATCAATATACCAATTGGCATAACAGTGGAACAGGGTAATTTGAATGATCAGAAACACTTCAGGAAAACGTATCAACAGGTCCATGGAAGATTGAAGCAGGAATCTCTTGTTATTTTCGATAAAGGAGCTCATAGCATAGGGAACACTACTATGATAAGGGCAGATGAGATGCATTACCTGACTGCAAGGAAACTCAATACAAGCGACGATAAGAAGATAGCTGCATTCTGGGATTCATCTATTGAGGCAGTTGATGAGGAAGCCGGAATATATGGCTTGAAGAACATTAAACCAAACAGTTTCAATTACATGTATTTTTCTAAGAAGCTCCAAAAGGAGCAACTTGATTCTAAAGCTAGAAAGGTTATGAGGCAGTTGCAGGAAGCAAAGGCCATACAAGAATCCATTGATAAGAACAAGAAACTTCCTAAAAGGTTCAGAATTAACAATGCCCTTGTTGATGTTAGTTATTCCCTACAGACAAAATTGATGCAAATTAATGAACAGGGTGCTATCGAACTGCTGGAAGAAAAGCTAGTTACAGGTAGAGAAGGATTTTTCTGCTTAAGGTCGAGTGAGAATTTGACACTAAATCAAGCTCTTCAAAAATATCGAAAAAAGGACAGCATCGAAAAAATTATTCATTCGCTGAAGAATGAGATTGAGATTAAACCATTACGAGTATGGACAGATGCTAGCATTTATGGTGCGGTGATTATTGGATTCATTGCACAACTTTTCATATCGCTGATGCGATATGAGTTCAATGAACTCAAGCATAAGTCCACAAAATTCATAAAAAATAGCTTATTGAATTTGACAGTGACTGTGGATTTCAAGGGAAATAGGTCAAAAAAGTACATTTACGCCAACTTTGATGGCATAAATTCACTGATTCTAAGGAAAAAATGGGTGAAATCGTAG
- a CDS encoding DUF1805 domain-containing protein, protein MLVENIELDNGSALGLNFQMQNASLLVIRADRGFVMCGYLDMDTAGTLGDVAVKVKGVSTFDDVLQAPVVGATQKAINLGIKVGMTGKEALELMF, encoded by the coding sequence ATGCTGGTCGAAAATATAGAACTTGATAACGGCTCGGCTCTGGGTCTTAATTTCCAGATGCAGAATGCTTCATTGCTTGTGATTAGGGCGGACAGGGGTTTTGTTATGTGCGGTTATCTTGATATGGATACAGCAGGAACCCTTGGTGATGTTGCAGTTAAGGTAAAAGGTGTCAGCACTTTTGATGATGTGCTTCAGGCACCAGTTGTTGGTGCTACCCAGAAAGCCATCAATCTTGGTATCAAAGTAGGGATGACAGGGAAAGAAGCATTGGAATTGATGTTCTGA